A section of the Humulus lupulus chromosome 2, drHumLupu1.1, whole genome shotgun sequence genome encodes:
- the LOC133814433 gene encoding transcription factor bHLH18-like gives MDERHRDGERDKMELALSIVVPGLKKMDRTSVLGDAINYVKHLEERVKTLEEQQEMKTENHKPVILMKKSLLCTVEDSLSDNDMVMQPLPEIEARVSNKDVLIRIYFKNNKKKEIIPFKSKSIILSELI, from the exons ATGGACGAGAGACacagagatggagagagagacaAAATGGAAT TGGCTCTTTCCATTGTGGTTCCAGGTCTAAAGAAG ATGGACAGGACTTCTGTTCTGGGAGATgccatcaattatgtaaaacatCTGGAAGAACGAGTAAAGACACTAGAGGAACAACAAGAAATGAAAACCGAAAACCATAAACCAGTCATTTTGATGAAGAAATCTCTGCTATGTACTGTCGAAGATTCTTTGTCTGATAATGACATGGTTATGCAGCCACTGCCTGAAATTGAGGCCAGAGTTTCCAACAAGGATGTTTTGAtaagaatctattttaaaaataataagaaaaaagaaatcaTTCCTTTTAAATCGAAGTCAATAATATTAAGTGAACTGATCTAA